In the genome of Rhodamnia argentea isolate NSW1041297 chromosome 3, ASM2092103v1, whole genome shotgun sequence, one region contains:
- the LOC125314178 gene encoding late embryogenesis abundant protein At1g64065-like, whose protein sequence is MAEKKQNQYQPPESNGYHWNDQESLHTMEDEEAKRKKKMKWTIGIIAFVIFQVVQALFFVLVIMKFKSPKFRVGDFAVQTLTVGTQASPSFDMSFIAPIRVKNTNWGPFKYDASTVDFTYGGVLVGQVIIPKSKANFKSTKKINANVTLSSATLPSDINSNLGNDLSSGVINLSIQGELKGKITVMFMFKKKKTSLMNCTMVINTSTKAVQSMLCK, encoded by the coding sequence ATGGCAGAGAAGAAACAGAACCAATACCAACCACCCGAATCGAACGGCTATCACTGGAACGATCAAGAATCGCTTCATACCATGGAGGATGAGGAGGCCAAgcgcaagaagaagatgaaatggaCGATCGGCATCATTGCCTTCGTCATTTTTCAGGTAGTCCAAGCTCTATTCTTCGTCCTGGTCATCATGAAGTTCAAGTCCCCCAAGTTCAGGGTCGGCGACTTTGCTGTCCAGACTCTGACCGTAGGGACTCAGGCCTCCCCTTCGTTTGACATGAGCTTCATTGCCCCGATCCGAGTCAAGAACACCAACTGGGGTCCCTTCAAGTACGACGCCTCCACTGTTGACTTCACCTATGGGGGTGTCCTGGTGGGGCAAGTGATCATTCCAAAAAGCAAGGCCAACTTCAAGTCCACCAAGAAGATCAATGCGAACGTGACTCTGAGTTCTGCCACCCTGCCTAGTGATATCAATTCGAATCTCGGGAACGATTTGAGCTCTGGGGTCATAAACTTGAGTATCCAGGGAGAGCTTAAAGGAAAGATCACggtcatgttcatgttcaagaagaagaagacgtccCTGATGAACTGCACAATGGTAATCAATACATCGACAAAGGCGGTCCAATCCATGTTGTGTAAATGA
- the LOC115746500 gene encoding late embryogenesis abundant protein At1g64065-like, protein MAEKNQSQYQPPESIGYHRSDQESLHTMEDEEAKRKKRMKWTIGIVAFIIFQVVQALFFVLVIMKFKSPKFGVAEFDVQSLTVGTQASPSFNTSFVTPIRIKNTNWGPFKYDASTVNFTYGGVQVGQAIIPKSKANFKSTKKINVNVTLSSANLPNDSNLGSDLSSGVITLNSQGELKGKVTVMFMFKKRKTSQMNCTMAINTATKAVQSLSCK, encoded by the coding sequence ATGGCAGAGAAGAACCAGAGCCAATACCAACCACCTGAATCCATCGGCTACCACCGGAGTGATCAAGAATCGCTTCATACCATGGAGGACGAGGAGGCGAAGCGTAAGAAGAGAATGAAGTGGACGATTGGAATCGtcgccttcatcatcttccaggTCGTCCAAGCTCTCTTCTTTGTCCTGGTCATCATGAAGTTCAAGTCCCCCAAGTTCGGGGTCGCCGAGTTTGACGTCCAGAGCCTGACCGTCGGGACTCAGGCCTCGCCCTCATTCAATACGAGCTTTGTCACTCCGATCAGAATCAAGAACACCAATTGGGGTCCCTTCAAGTACGATGCTTCTACTGTGAACTTCACCTATGGGGGTGTCCAAGTGGGACAAGCGATCATTCCGAAGAGCAAGGCCAACTTCAAGAGCACCAAAAAGATCAATGTGAACGTGACTCTGAGCTCTGCTAACTTGCCCAATGATTCGAATCTCGGGAGCGATTTGAGCTCCGGGGTCATAACCTTGAACAGTCAAGGCGAGCTCAAAGGGAAGGTGACAGTGATGTTTATGTTCAAGAAGAGGAAGACCTCCCAGATGAATTGCACCATGGCCATCAACACAGCCACCAAGGCAGTCCAGTCCTTGTCGTGCAAATGA
- the LOC115746499 gene encoding uncharacterized protein LOC115746499, with the protein MAEKNQNQYQPPESNGYHRNDQESLHTMEDEEAKRKKRMKWTIGIIAFIIFQVVQALFFVLVIMKFKSPKFRVGNFAVQTLTVGTQASPSFDMSFVAPIRVKNTNWGPFKYDASTVNFTYGGVQVGQANIPKSKANFKSTKKIDVSVTLSSANLPSNINSNLGSELSSGVITLDSQGELKGKVTVMFMFKKKKTSQMNCTMAINTSTKAVQSLSCK; encoded by the coding sequence ATGGCAGAGAAGAACCAGAACCAATACCAACCACCCGAATCCAACGGCTATCACCGGAACGATCAAGAATCGCTGCATACCATGGAGGACGAGGAGGCCAAGCgcaagaagaggatgaagtgGACAATCggcatcattgccttcatcatcttccaggTAGTCCAAGCTCTCTTCTTCGTCTTGGTCATCATGAAGTTCAAGTCCCCCAAGTTCAGGGTCGGCAACTTTGCCGTCCAGACTCTGACCGTCGGGACTCAGGCCTCGCCTTCGTTTGACATGAGCTTCGTTGCCCCGATCCGAGTCAAGAACACCAACTGGGGTCCTTTCAAGTACGACGCCTCCACCGTTAACTTCACCTATGGAGGTGTCCAGGTGGGACAAGCGAACATTCCAAAAAGCAAGGCCAACTTCAAGTCCACCAAGAAGATCGACGTGAGCGTGACTTTAAGCTCTGCTAATTTGCCCAGCAATATTAACTCGAATCTGGGGAGTGAATTGAGCTCGGGGGTCATAACATTGGACAGCCAGGGCGAGCTTAAAGGAAAAGTCACagtcatgttcatgttcaagaagaagaaaacctccCAAATGAATTGCACCATGGCAATCAATACCTCGACAAAGGCCGTCCAATCCTTGTCATGTAAATGA